In Sulfuricurvum sp., the following proteins share a genomic window:
- a CDS encoding TonB-dependent receptor: MKKTIMLSLLSATYLIADGITLDPIIITATQTETTLQDAPGSVSVISKEAIGLLPADHLKEVVKGLEGVTAIEHRGLSDVNPTVVLRGVPDQSRTMILLDGIPMNTSYTSSTSTPYIVLPEDLERVEVIRGPFSSLYGSSAMGGVINYITRMPNTPEYKASIGYGDAFSGGEAQANLTKIYVSAADKITDGLKFKISYSALGTDGYRSDFVTVTQPKTGYSGYIHETSSPVPSTTQWIVGNAGNRGVNKYDLSTKLVYTPTNKDTINASYRQSHYHVSYSDPQSYITQDSSGNTVFSYPGSPSTGLKESKFLQGQNDLTSDLYTIDYLHNFSDSTFDIRYSLLSVKDWYTLAGTTATQNGGSGTVTPREAKNTMLHATWQKAIGNSLLLLGGEYKRNTSISDTNTLSDWRDEDTKILMTSSSGGKERIIAGFAEIQSDITNTLSTNIGGRFESWKGYDGYVSDANTSNTTLNQNYPTQHAHNFSPKVSLNYQASEDTTLKTSWGKAFRAPDPVNLYRTYEIAAINRVYMANPDLNPEQSQSYDFGVEQKTPQNGLFKAYWFHTIIEDMISTKPPILIGGKSYYERINVGKARSQGYELAYFQPLKYDFTLNTNYTKTYTKILEDTIDPALIGKRFAGIPENMVNVSLSYDNQHYYALINYNYQSKIYNNSDNSDTASNVYGSIDGVGIFNTKIGYRVNKNIDLDLAVTNLLNTEYYSYEKGEARAWFAQINLKI; encoded by the coding sequence ATGAAAAAAACCATCATGCTTTCATTACTTTCCGCGACTTATTTAATAGCTGATGGAATCACTTTAGATCCGATCATCATAACGGCAACCCAAACTGAAACTACTCTTCAAGATGCTCCCGGGAGTGTCAGTGTCATTTCAAAAGAAGCGATTGGTTTGTTGCCAGCAGATCATCTCAAAGAGGTTGTCAAAGGGCTAGAAGGGGTTACGGCAATAGAACATAGAGGACTATCGGATGTGAATCCTACCGTAGTGCTCCGCGGAGTTCCGGATCAATCACGTACAATGATATTGCTGGATGGGATACCTATGAACACCAGCTACACGAGCAGCACCTCAACTCCCTATATTGTTTTGCCTGAAGACTTGGAACGGGTTGAAGTGATCCGAGGACCATTTTCGAGCCTATATGGCAGTAGTGCTATGGGCGGGGTTATCAATTATATTACCCGAATGCCAAATACACCTGAGTACAAGGCGAGTATCGGCTATGGAGATGCATTCAGCGGTGGTGAAGCTCAAGCAAATTTAACAAAGATATATGTATCGGCAGCTGATAAAATTACCGATGGATTAAAATTTAAAATAAGTTATAGCGCGCTTGGTACAGACGGATACCGATCCGATTTTGTAACCGTAACCCAACCAAAAACAGGGTATAGCGGTTATATTCATGAAACATCTTCCCCCGTTCCAAGTACAACGCAATGGATTGTAGGCAATGCTGGTAACCGGGGTGTCAATAAATACGATTTGTCTACCAAATTGGTCTACACGCCGACTAACAAAGACACAATCAACGCCTCCTATCGGCAATCACATTATCATGTTAGCTATTCTGATCCACAATCGTATATTACGCAGGATTCATCGGGCAATACGGTTTTTTCCTATCCGGGTTCTCCCTCTACCGGTTTAAAAGAAAGTAAATTTTTACAAGGCCAGAACGATTTAACCAGTGATCTTTACACTATCGATTACCTCCATAATTTTTCAGACTCTACCTTTGATATCCGCTATTCACTGTTGTCGGTGAAAGATTGGTATACATTGGCAGGGACAACGGCAACACAAAACGGGGGAAGCGGCACCGTAACCCCCAGGGAAGCAAAAAATACTATGCTCCACGCGACGTGGCAAAAAGCGATAGGAAATTCATTACTGCTTTTAGGAGGAGAATACAAACGTAACACGTCGATTTCAGACACCAATACGCTATCGGATTGGAGAGATGAGGATACAAAAATACTCATGACTTCGAGTTCAGGGGGGAAAGAACGGATTATCGCTGGGTTTGCTGAAATTCAAAGTGATATCACCAATACACTTTCCACCAATATTGGTGGACGTTTTGAATCATGGAAAGGGTACGATGGGTATGTTTCCGATGCGAATACTTCCAATACAACACTCAATCAAAACTACCCTACCCAACACGCACACAATTTTTCTCCAAAAGTATCACTCAATTATCAAGCAAGCGAAGATACGACTCTCAAAACTTCCTGGGGGAAAGCCTTCCGAGCGCCTGATCCGGTCAATCTCTACCGAACTTATGAAATTGCCGCGATCAATCGTGTTTATATGGCGAACCCAGATCTAAATCCTGAACAAAGCCAATCATATGATTTTGGAGTGGAACAAAAAACACCGCAAAATGGTCTTTTTAAAGCCTATTGGTTTCATACGATTATCGAAGACATGATCTCGACAAAACCTCCGATTCTCATCGGCGGTAAAAGTTATTATGAACGAATTAACGTTGGTAAAGCCAGAAGCCAAGGGTATGAACTTGCATATTTTCAACCACTGAAATACGATTTTACACTCAATACCAACTATACTAAAACCTATACCAAAATTTTAGAAGATACCATCGATCCTGCTTTAATCGGTAAACGTTTTGCCGGTATACCTGAGAACATGGTCAATGTTTCTCTCAGTTATGATAATCAACATTATTATGCTTTGATCAATTACAACTACCAATCCAAAATCTACAACAATTCCGATAACAGCGATACCGCTTCAAACGTATACGGTTCTATCGACGGGGTAGGTATTTTTAACACGAAAATTGGATACAGGGTCAATAAAAATATCGATCTTGATCTCGCTGTCACCAACCTTTTGAATACTGAGTATTACAGTTATGAAAAAGGGGAAGCACGGGCATGGTTTGCCCAAATCAATCTAAAAATTTGA
- a CDS encoding Crp/Fnr family transcriptional regulator, whose amino-acid sequence MLDQLKTIFLFSHLNKDDLAQLASIGKFRHYQSGQTLFYEGASSEKLYILIKGIIKAYKTDMKENEIVLHYFYPVSLVAEMANLYHIPFPATAEFQTEGYVFEIDYPLFERDFLKNPTISFELIKSLTQKLKYLENIITTRLALDATSRVAKFLYENGDISDSTRRHKIATILGLTPETLSRSFKKIKILGLISDEGKNFTILNREGLKELFT is encoded by the coding sequence ATGTTGGATCAATTAAAAACTATTTTTCTTTTTTCTCACCTTAATAAAGACGATTTGGCTCAGTTGGCATCGATTGGCAAATTCCGGCACTATCAAAGCGGTCAAACTCTGTTTTATGAGGGTGCTTCTTCTGAAAAACTCTATATTCTGATTAAAGGTATCATTAAAGCCTATAAAACCGATATGAAAGAAAATGAAATTGTTCTTCACTATTTTTATCCTGTATCACTGGTTGCAGAGATGGCGAACCTCTACCATATACCGTTTCCTGCAACCGCCGAGTTTCAAACGGAAGGATATGTATTTGAAATCGACTATCCCCTTTTTGAGCGTGATTTTTTGAAGAATCCTACGATATCTTTTGAATTGATAAAATCCCTGACACAAAAACTAAAATACCTCGAAAACATTATTACAACGCGACTGGCACTGGACGCAACTTCACGAGTGGCGAAATTCCTGTATGAGAATGGAGACATTTCTGATTCAACCAGACGACATAAAATTGCAACTATTTTGGGGCTTACCCCTGAAACACTTTCACGCTCTTTTAAAAAAATCAAAATTCTCGGTTTGATCAGCGATGAAGGAAAAAATTTCACCATTTTAAATCGGGAGGGATTAAAAGAGCTTTTTACATGA
- a CDS encoding anaerobic ribonucleoside-triphosphate reductase activating protein — protein MKALYDLTPFTLLDFPDIPAAILWFAGCNLRCTYCYNPDIVLGTAKIDEETALSFLTKRQGLLEGVVLSGGEATLYPNLVPFCRSIKALGYKIKLDTNAMRPDVIQVLLDESLLDYVALDYKAPSSEMSRICGGGSESRFWESFRLLQRYAVDFEVRTTYHPDLLSEAHIISMAENLLQEGYTRPFYVQLFRDGVPTLGTLPSSRHLIDYPLLERYVTLRN, from the coding sequence ATGAAAGCCCTTTATGATTTGACGCCGTTTACCCTTCTAGATTTCCCTGATATACCTGCCGCCATTTTGTGGTTTGCAGGGTGCAATCTTCGCTGTACCTATTGCTATAACCCCGATATCGTTCTAGGTACTGCAAAGATTGATGAAGAAACAGCTCTCTCTTTCTTGACTAAACGGCAAGGCCTGCTCGAAGGAGTCGTCCTGAGTGGTGGAGAAGCCACCCTCTATCCCAATCTCGTCCCTTTTTGCCGTTCTATCAAAGCACTCGGTTATAAAATCAAACTTGATACCAACGCCATGCGTCCTGATGTCATTCAAGTACTACTGGATGAATCTCTTTTGGATTACGTTGCACTCGATTACAAAGCCCCCTCTTCTGAAATGAGCCGAATCTGTGGCGGCGGGAGCGAATCCAGATTTTGGGAGAGCTTTCGCCTGCTCCAAAGATATGCCGTTGATTTTGAAGTACGAACTACCTATCATCCTGATCTGCTTAGTGAAGCACACATCATCAGTATGGCTGAGAATCTTTTGCAAGAAGGCTACACGCGTCCGTTTTATGTACAGCTTTTTCGTGACGGCGTCCCAACACTGGGCACTCTCCCCTCTTCCCGACATCTTATCGACTACCCATTGCTAGAACGTTATGTCACACTGCGCAATTGA
- a CDS encoding c-type cytochrome, whose translation MKKVLIAVSVLFGLWSTSMADEGADLFKKCAVCHGAQGEKAALGKSKIIKDMTKSQITAALKGYKDGSYGAASKAVMKGQVASLNDAQITALAAHIGK comes from the coding sequence ATGAAAAAAGTGTTAATCGCGGTAAGCGTATTGTTTGGTCTATGGAGTACATCTATGGCGGATGAAGGTGCAGATCTTTTTAAAAAATGTGCAGTCTGTCATGGGGCACAAGGTGAAAAAGCGGCATTAGGCAAAAGTAAAATTATCAAAGATATGACTAAAAGTCAAATTACAGCCGCATTGAAAGGCTATAAAGACGGAAGCTACGGTGCAGCATCCAAAGCGGTTATGAAAGGTCAAGTAGCATCATTAAATGATGCACAGATCACAGCTTTGGCAGCCCATATCGGTAAATAA